In Thermococcus sp., a genomic segment contains:
- a CDS encoding Coenzyme F420 hydrogenase/dehydrogenase, beta subunit C-terminal domain has protein sequence MMSVGETLLGQIRAVYLGRTTDEEILKRKVASGGAVTAMLTYALEKNLIDGVVTAKRTKGLEGEAVVARTKEELLETAGNRWSIVPFAARIKAKIEEENLERVAVVCLPCQAQFFGQMRDFPILETDFGNRIRYIVSLFCMGTFAFEAFLNYLRVRYGVRAEEIVDIKLSKDFLEIHRENSVLAIPLKEAFSYLQTGCLVCSDYTGVWSDVSAGFVENEPGWTVLITRNQRGEELLRRAEKEGYLELRDGSHVLGEVLKRAREKLARAQRNMAQLL, from the coding sequence ATGATGTCCGTTGGGGAAACCCTTCTCGGCCAGATTAGAGCCGTTTACCTCGGCAGGACCACCGACGAGGAAATACTGAAAAGGAAAGTCGCAAGCGGTGGCGCTGTTACTGCGATGCTCACCTATGCCCTCGAAAAGAACCTTATAGACGGCGTCGTTACGGCCAAAAGAACGAAGGGACTTGAGGGTGAAGCAGTAGTTGCCAGGACAAAGGAGGAGCTCCTGGAAACCGCCGGAAACCGCTGGAGCATAGTCCCCTTCGCGGCAAGGATTAAGGCAAAGATAGAGGAGGAAAACTTGGAGCGAGTCGCAGTGGTTTGTCTTCCCTGCCAGGCGCAGTTCTTCGGCCAGATGAGGGACTTCCCGATACTAGAGACGGACTTCGGGAACAGGATTCGCTACATCGTGAGCCTCTTCTGCATGGGCACCTTCGCCTTCGAGGCCTTCCTTAACTATCTGCGCGTCAGGTACGGTGTCAGAGCCGAGGAGATAGTGGACATAAAGCTCTCAAAGGACTTCCTCGAAATTCACCGGGAAAACAGTGTGCTCGCAATACCCCTCAAAGAGGCCTTCTCCTATCTCCAGACGGGCTGTCTGGTCTGCTCCGACTACACCGGCGTCTGGAGCGACGTTTCAGCCGGCTTCGTCGAGAACGAACCGGGATGGACTGTGCTGATAACAAGAAATCAGCGCGGGGAGGAGCTCCTCAGGAGGGCCGAAAAGGAGGGCTACCTTGAGCTTCGCGACGGGTCTCACGTTCTCGGCGAGGTTCTCAAGAGAGCGAGGGAGAAGCTCGCAAGGGCCCAGAGAAACATGGCCCAGCTCCTGTGA
- a CDS encoding 4Fe-4S binding protein, with amino-acid sequence MGKLKVLHVDIGGCEGCNVSIIRAYPKLMDSIELDISYLRNGGCKYDEYDIALITGGACINEPRVLKELKEIREKAKVVVAFGSCSALGGILRFCRGGQAPRPDHRNFQPINSVIGVDYSIPGCPPTPQMLQSFFKYFIAGNETRLRLFKVTAGVKKLSGFDLIDDVVLTGLCIGCGACELSCPTGAIKLIDKRPTLAQERCIRCGTCYIRCPRASQIICLGGVKT; translated from the coding sequence ATGGGGAAGCTGAAGGTCCTTCACGTTGACATAGGCGGTTGTGAGGGCTGTAACGTGAGCATCATAAGGGCCTACCCCAAGCTCATGGATAGCATAGAGCTCGACATATCTTACCTCCGCAACGGGGGATGTAAGTACGACGAGTATGATATTGCCCTCATAACAGGCGGAGCCTGCATAAACGAGCCACGGGTCCTTAAAGAGCTGAAGGAGATACGGGAAAAGGCCAAGGTCGTCGTTGCCTTCGGCTCATGCTCAGCTCTGGGCGGAATACTGCGCTTCTGCCGGGGAGGTCAAGCACCAAGGCCGGACCACAGGAACTTCCAGCCGATAAACAGCGTGATAGGGGTGGACTACTCGATACCTGGCTGTCCGCCAACGCCTCAGATGCTCCAGTCTTTTTTCAAGTACTTTATAGCAGGAAACGAGACGAGGCTGAGGCTCTTCAAGGTTACCGCGGGAGTGAAGAAGCTGAGCGGGTTCGACCTCATTGATGACGTCGTTCTAACGGGCCTCTGCATAGGCTGTGGGGCCTGTGAGCTCTCCTGCCCGACGGGTGCAATCAAGCTCATAGACAAGAGACCAACCCTAGCCCAAGAGAGGTGCATACGCTGTGGAACCTGCTACATCCGCTGTCCGCGCGCGAGCCAGATTATCTGCTTGGGAGGTGTTAAGACATGA
- a CDS encoding nickel-dependent hydrogenase large subunit: MGEVKLDRVCRVAGEAKLILYEEDGTVQNALFIATAPVRGFEKIVVGKNPLFAIEAVMRICGLCHASHGIAAVEAVEHAIGIAPPRNGLLMREALGLINRTQSHALQFLMMAGDLIKKEKRNEVLFKLMTFHAKVSDYLIKLGGAATHPPNLTIGGMLRVPKWSVFNNLKARFPDLAKSWEKVKEVLLDEDVQTEIAEELRETKREVPYLASSFFYGDRYNIRVDAIETMPYYEFRKEEPARESTTLIAFYGGKKVETGPRARMKTYREFRDASLYGIHLARVMDVELAILRLGEILDGIDMNEAFRAKNITFGPGKGVGVYEAPRGTLIHYIELGEEGRVVSSKIVVPTMFNIPIMEEMAKGLSVKTAEAVMRLYDPCIPCTTHVVRMR, from the coding sequence TTGGGCGAGGTCAAGCTTGACAGGGTCTGTCGAGTCGCCGGCGAGGCGAAGCTGATACTCTATGAAGAAGACGGGACTGTTCAGAACGCTCTCTTCATCGCGACCGCACCTGTCAGAGGGTTCGAGAAGATAGTGGTAGGAAAGAACCCGCTCTTCGCGATCGAGGCGGTCATGAGAATATGCGGTCTCTGCCACGCGTCCCACGGCATAGCGGCTGTGGAAGCGGTCGAGCACGCAATAGGAATAGCCCCTCCGAGGAACGGGCTCCTCATGAGGGAAGCCCTCGGACTGATAAACAGAACTCAAAGTCACGCCCTCCAGTTCCTCATGATGGCAGGGGACCTAATAAAGAAGGAGAAGCGGAACGAGGTGCTCTTCAAGCTCATGACCTTCCACGCCAAGGTAAGCGACTACCTGATTAAGCTCGGTGGGGCGGCAACTCACCCACCGAACCTGACGATAGGTGGCATGCTCCGCGTCCCGAAGTGGAGCGTCTTCAACAACCTAAAGGCGAGGTTCCCTGACCTTGCGAAGAGCTGGGAAAAGGTGAAAGAGGTTCTCCTCGATGAAGACGTCCAGACCGAGATAGCGGAGGAGCTGAGGGAAACGAAGAGGGAAGTGCCTTACCTCGCGAGCAGTTTCTTCTACGGAGACCGCTACAACATAAGGGTCGATGCCATAGAGACGATGCCCTACTACGAGTTCAGGAAGGAGGAACCCGCGAGGGAGTCAACGACGCTAATAGCTTTCTACGGCGGAAAGAAAGTTGAAACAGGCCCGAGAGCGAGGATGAAGACCTACCGTGAGTTCAGGGACGCTTCCCTTTACGGAATACATCTCGCAAGGGTTATGGACGTTGAGCTCGCAATCCTACGCCTGGGGGAGATTCTTGACGGGATTGACATGAACGAGGCCTTCAGGGCCAAGAACATAACCTTTGGCCCGGGCAAGGGAGTAGGGGTTTACGAGGCGCCGAGAGGGACGCTGATACACTACATCGAGCTCGGTGAAGAAGGGCGCGTGGTTAGCTCGAAGATAGTCGTTCCAACGATGTTCAACATCCCGATTATGGAGGAAATGGCGAAGGGATTGAGCGTGAAAACCGCTGAGGCGGTTATGAGGCTCTACGACCCGTGTATCCCCTGCACAACCCATGTAGTGAGGATGAGGTGA
- a CDS encoding TRAM domain-containing protein: MYGDRYGGYGRNYGNEAPVKVGERYTVKIESLGKGGDGIAKIQGFVIFVPNTQVGDEVEIVINSVKRKFAFASVIE, encoded by the coding sequence ATGTACGGAGATAGATATGGTGGATACGGAAGGAACTATGGAAACGAAGCCCCGGTTAAGGTTGGAGAGCGCTACACCGTTAAGATTGAGAGCCTTGGCAAGGGTGGCGATGGAATCGCCAAGATTCAGGGCTTCGTTATCTTTGTCCCGAACACCCAAGTTGGGGACGAGGTTGAGATTGTAATTAACTCCGTCAAGAGGAAGTTCGCTTTCGCTTCAGTCATCGAGTGA
- a CDS encoding tRNA (N(6)-L-threonylcarbamoyladenosine(37)-C(2))-methylthiotransferase has product MVRVYVESYGCSRNKADGEIMEAILLRAGYELAESPEKADYVVVNTCAVKDPTELKMARRIRELIDLGKRVIATGCLVHVNPKAIDPRVSGILGVKSIDKIAEAISVAEHGGKLISVEGWRERNIDKLELPRLWKPGVSFVVPIGEGCLNACTYCATRFARGVLKSYKPELVVKWVKEALERGYREIILSSEDTGCYGFDIGTNLAKLLDEITAIEGDFRVRVGMMNPNHAIKILDELVEAYRDEKVYRFLHLPVQSGDDGILRRMGRNYTVEEFEEIVRVFRRKIPGLNLNTDIIVGFPGESDEAFQNTVELVKRIRPDKVNVSRYSARPGTIAAKWKQLPGWLVKERSRLLHRLRLQIAYEINKAYVGETVEVLVHGPGKKGGIEGRTFNYKEIILDSGKSGEITRARVTWAGSTYLRGVVV; this is encoded by the coding sequence ATGGTCAGGGTTTACGTCGAGAGTTATGGCTGTTCAAGGAACAAAGCCGATGGCGAGATTATGGAAGCCATTCTACTTAGAGCTGGCTATGAGTTGGCCGAGAGCCCGGAGAAAGCGGACTACGTCGTTGTGAACACCTGCGCCGTCAAGGACCCGACGGAACTCAAGATGGCGAGGCGAATAAGAGAGCTCATAGATTTAGGGAAGAGGGTCATAGCAACGGGCTGTCTCGTCCACGTCAATCCTAAAGCCATAGACCCCCGCGTCTCCGGAATCCTTGGGGTTAAGAGCATAGACAAAATTGCCGAAGCGATAAGCGTTGCGGAGCATGGGGGGAAGCTTATAAGCGTCGAGGGCTGGCGCGAGAGGAACATTGACAAGCTTGAACTTCCCAGGCTGTGGAAGCCGGGCGTTTCCTTCGTGGTTCCGATAGGCGAGGGCTGTCTGAATGCGTGCACATACTGCGCGACGCGCTTCGCAAGGGGCGTTTTGAAGAGCTACAAGCCGGAACTCGTCGTTAAGTGGGTGAAGGAAGCGCTTGAGAGGGGCTATAGGGAGATTATTCTCTCAAGCGAGGACACCGGTTGCTACGGCTTCGACATCGGGACGAATTTGGCAAAACTTCTCGACGAGATAACGGCCATTGAGGGCGACTTCCGGGTTAGAGTAGGCATGATGAATCCCAATCACGCTATAAAAATCCTCGATGAGTTGGTTGAAGCCTACCGGGATGAGAAGGTCTACCGTTTCCTTCACCTGCCGGTCCAGAGCGGGGACGATGGAATCCTCAGGAGAATGGGCAGGAACTACACGGTTGAAGAGTTCGAGGAGATAGTGAGGGTCTTCCGGCGAAAAATTCCGGGGTTGAACCTAAATACGGACATCATAGTTGGCTTTCCAGGGGAGAGCGACGAAGCGTTCCAAAACACCGTCGAGCTGGTGAAGAGAATAAGGCCGGACAAGGTTAACGTCTCCCGCTACTCGGCGAGGCCCGGAACCATAGCCGCTAAATGGAAACAGTTGCCGGGCTGGCTTGTAAAGGAGCGCTCAAGGCTTCTCCACAGGCTTCGCCTTCAGATAGCCTACGAGATTAACAAAGCCTATGTTGGGGAAACGGTCGAAGTTCTCGTCCACGGCCCTGGAAAGAAGGGTGGAATCGAGGGAAGGACGTTCAACTACAAGGAGATAATCCTAGACTCTGGAAAATCCGGCGAAATCACAAGGGCCAGAGTTACTTGGGCCGGCTCCACGTATCTCAGGGGAGTTGTTGTCTGA
- a CDS encoding signal peptidase I, with protein sequence MQKRQFDLYSLLSYIISAWILVILLLHFVFGFQYVVILTDSMKPHINPGDLVVTKPVSLSELHVGDVILYEIHIGNSTYRITHRIVAIKTDWNGRYYFVTKGDNRKYTDPWRVYPEQVIGKVILVIPKVGVVWYYTPLILLLVFLFIIGTIAYEIALILLEEEPPKPKWAKPSLLAVKRKKLKRYYRR encoded by the coding sequence ATGCAAAAGCGCCAATTTGACCTATACTCCCTGTTATCATACATTATTTCTGCGTGGATACTTGTTATCTTACTCCTTCACTTCGTCTTTGGCTTCCAGTACGTTGTTATTCTGACGGACTCGATGAAGCCCCACATAAATCCCGGCGACTTGGTTGTAACAAAACCCGTTTCTCTGTCAGAACTCCATGTCGGTGATGTTATACTTTATGAAATTCACATTGGGAACTCCACTTACCGCATAACCCACAGGATTGTGGCCATAAAAACCGATTGGAACGGACGCTACTACTTCGTCACCAAAGGCGACAACAGGAAGTACACGGACCCTTGGCGCGTCTACCCGGAGCAGGTTATAGGTAAGGTAATCCTAGTCATTCCAAAGGTCGGCGTGGTCTGGTACTACACTCCCCTGATACTTCTCCTGGTATTTCTATTCATAATAGGGACGATAGCCTACGAGATAGCCCTTATTTTGCTTGAAGAGGAACCGCCCAAGCCCAAGTGGGCCAAGCCCTCCCTTCTTGCCGTCAAAAGGAAGAAGCTGAAAAGGTATTACAGGCGTTAG
- a CDS encoding cupin domain-containing protein, whose translation MFVGHYKDAPEKDTGFEGVTIRWLVSPKLGAKNFAMRYFVMKKGAEIPIHQHDWEHEIFIVKGEGIITNGKEEHHVKAGNFLYVPPNEPHGYKALSDTFEFLCIIPAKKEAIPEEEWA comes from the coding sequence ATGTTCGTGGGACATTACAAAGATGCTCCGGAGAAGGACACCGGGTTTGAGGGGGTAACCATTAGGTGGCTCGTTTCTCCAAAGCTTGGGGCCAAGAACTTCGCCATGCGCTATTTTGTCATGAAGAAAGGGGCCGAGATTCCGATTCACCAGCACGACTGGGAGCACGAGATTTTCATCGTCAAGGGCGAGGGAATAATAACCAACGGGAAGGAGGAGCACCACGTTAAAGCCGGGAACTTCCTCTACGTCCCGCCAAACGAGCCCCACGGATATAAAGCTTTGAGCGACACCTTCGAGTTTCTCTGCATAATCCCGGCCAAGAAGGAGGCGATTCCAGAGGAGGAGTGGGCCTAA
- a CDS encoding metallophosphoesterase — protein MKRLLGIVLVLVVLAGGCIGSTQTSSTSNGKTSTTTTTGINFSSYPPGKVIGSWWKLFNETFYVSDGYESMVKHYFPGAKVKPFSEFKGSGIVVLSPGDEVKSRILFGKPVQVQKLEPFGYIAYKYGTHLPGPWLGVTAIMDSDRGPVMVVSGTSKAGVGASLDFLRELKDGKLSVDPNSIVRSGSFEGIVLKEIGDVNFNGIPDEDEHYELYQLLYDEPFNYYWRVVKGENITVSGGFIRLVNGTTVYIRALGFNVTVYVKDSKNIPITYVLDNINPELMVLPENAKVLDNTTVEFTTDKASFSVVAKNVSNYTVLAFGDHRPASGDKPPAVFLQIMKDINGEKGAFVIDGGDLVYSGTIYQWANLMEVWHWNKPIFIAVGNHEYQGEGVSIFHYYFGPTDYAFSLGNYRYIFANDISNDYSLTDEQFAWLKEQLELAKKRGERPVIVMHAPPYDPRPGGDDHAMSESSAQKLLKLMKEYNAFGIFSHIHIYWNGTYDGVHFIITGGGGAPLYAPPNEGGFHHYVVLTMGPNGRINIKVVKVSS, from the coding sequence ATGAAGCGTCTGCTTGGAATCGTTCTGGTACTCGTTGTCCTGGCCGGTGGGTGCATAGGCTCAACCCAGACATCGAGCACATCAAACGGCAAGACATCTACTACCACAACAACTGGGATTAACTTCTCGAGTTACCCCCCGGGAAAGGTCATTGGGAGCTGGTGGAAGCTCTTTAACGAGACCTTCTACGTCAGCGATGGCTATGAGAGTATGGTCAAGCACTACTTTCCGGGGGCAAAGGTTAAGCCTTTCTCCGAGTTTAAGGGAAGCGGTATAGTTGTCCTCTCTCCAGGGGACGAGGTTAAGTCAAGGATACTCTTCGGGAAACCTGTCCAGGTTCAGAAACTCGAACCCTTTGGTTACATAGCCTACAAGTATGGAACCCACCTTCCCGGTCCGTGGCTGGGGGTAACAGCGATAATGGACTCGGACAGGGGCCCTGTCATGGTCGTAAGCGGAACCAGTAAGGCCGGCGTTGGAGCTTCCCTGGACTTTCTCAGGGAACTCAAGGACGGAAAGCTCAGCGTTGACCCGAATTCCATCGTCCGCTCGGGTTCTTTTGAGGGAATCGTTCTGAAGGAAATAGGCGACGTCAACTTCAACGGTATTCCTGATGAGGACGAGCACTACGAGCTCTACCAGCTCCTCTACGACGAGCCCTTCAACTACTACTGGCGCGTTGTTAAAGGCGAGAACATCACCGTCAGCGGGGGCTTCATAAGGCTTGTTAACGGTACTACTGTCTACATAAGGGCCCTTGGCTTCAACGTGACCGTTTATGTCAAGGACTCAAAAAACATCCCGATAACGTACGTTCTGGATAACATAAATCCAGAGCTGATGGTTCTCCCGGAGAACGCCAAGGTTCTCGACAACACAACCGTTGAGTTCACCACCGATAAGGCAAGCTTCTCGGTAGTGGCGAAGAACGTGAGCAACTACACCGTTCTCGCTTTCGGTGACCATAGGCCCGCGAGCGGTGATAAACCGCCGGCTGTGTTCCTCCAGATAATGAAGGATATAAACGGGGAAAAGGGCGCCTTCGTCATAGACGGCGGTGACCTCGTCTACTCGGGCACAATCTACCAGTGGGCCAACCTCATGGAGGTCTGGCACTGGAACAAGCCGATTTTCATAGCCGTTGGAAACCACGAGTACCAGGGTGAGGGTGTTAGTATCTTCCACTACTACTTTGGACCAACCGACTACGCCTTCAGCCTCGGAAACTACCGCTACATCTTTGCCAACGACATAAGCAACGACTACAGCCTCACCGATGAGCAGTTTGCGTGGCTTAAGGAGCAACTTGAGCTGGCCAAAAAGCGCGGTGAGAGGCCCGTCATAGTTATGCACGCTCCCCCCTATGACCCGAGGCCCGGAGGAGACGACCACGCCATGAGCGAGTCCAGTGCCCAAAAACTTCTCAAGCTAATGAAGGAATACAACGCCTTCGGAATCTTCAGCCACATCCACATCTACTGGAACGGAACCTACGACGGGGTTCACTTCATCATCACTGGAGGTGGGGGGGCTCCTCTATACGCCCCACCAAACGAGGGCGGCTTCCACCACTACGTTGTCCTTACTATGGGGCCCAATGGCAGGATTAACATAAAGGTAGTTAAAGTCTCTTCCTGA
- a CDS encoding inorganic phosphate transporter, whose protein sequence is MNPWLVFTIIVGFWMAWNIGANDVANSMGTAVGARAITPKQAAVIAGTMNFLGAYFFGKSVADTIRKGILSVSMIHDPMVIVYGSLSALLAASIWLIFATYNGLPVSTTHSIIGGIVGYGLVYAGTGIVDWWKLGQVVLSWILSPIFGAIVAFFVFKAIRGTILARDDPLRSARHWAPFWTGLAFVVIGTMFYIKVLHGSDLARGVIFYGIPTGFVVFLLTYALIRVKFKSSDPYIGVESIFRKVQVVTSGYVALAHGSNDVANAVGPIAAAYAVLTVGLSGMKVPVPKWILALGGLGIAIGIFMYGYKVMATVGKRITELTNTRGFSIDFSAATVILVASWLGMPISTTHTVVGAVVGVGLARGVKAINTSILKDIVISWFVTVPVAALISAVIFKVLLLVG, encoded by the coding sequence ATGAACCCGTGGCTGGTGTTCACGATAATCGTCGGTTTTTGGATGGCCTGGAACATCGGTGCCAACGATGTGGCAAACTCCATGGGAACGGCTGTCGGAGCTAGGGCAATAACACCAAAACAGGCGGCGGTTATAGCGGGGACAATGAATTTCCTCGGTGCCTATTTCTTCGGGAAAAGCGTCGCCGATACCATAAGGAAGGGGATACTCAGTGTGAGCATGATTCATGACCCGATGGTTATAGTCTATGGCTCACTCTCTGCTCTTTTGGCGGCTAGCATTTGGTTAATATTTGCGACCTACAACGGACTGCCGGTTTCTACGACCCACTCCATAATTGGGGGGATAGTAGGTTATGGTCTCGTTTACGCAGGGACTGGTATAGTGGACTGGTGGAAGCTTGGTCAGGTGGTTCTCAGCTGGATTCTATCTCCGATATTTGGAGCAATCGTAGCTTTCTTCGTGTTCAAGGCGATAAGGGGGACGATTCTTGCAAGGGATGACCCTCTAAGAAGCGCCAGACACTGGGCGCCCTTCTGGACCGGTCTGGCTTTTGTAGTTATCGGGACGATGTTTTACATCAAGGTTCTGCACGGCTCGGATTTAGCTAGGGGCGTCATCTTCTACGGCATCCCGACCGGGTTCGTTGTGTTCCTACTTACATACGCTCTCATAAGGGTTAAATTCAAGTCGAGTGACCCCTACATTGGAGTTGAGAGCATATTCAGGAAAGTTCAGGTCGTTACCTCCGGCTACGTTGCCCTCGCCCACGGTTCCAACGATGTTGCCAATGCCGTTGGGCCCATAGCGGCCGCCTATGCGGTTCTGACGGTTGGGTTGAGTGGCATGAAAGTTCCAGTCCCAAAGTGGATACTGGCTCTCGGTGGCCTTGGCATAGCCATCGGAATTTTCATGTATGGTTACAAGGTTATGGCGACCGTGGGGAAGAGAATAACGGAGCTCACAAACACGAGGGGTTTTTCTATAGACTTCTCGGCCGCCACGGTCATACTCGTTGCCAGCTGGCTGGGAATGCCGATTTCCACAACGCACACCGTCGTCGGGGCCGTAGTTGGAGTTGGCCTCGCAAGGGGAGTTAAGGCGATAAACACTTCAATCTTGAAGGACATAGTTATTTCGTGGTTCGTTACGGTTCCCGTGGCCGCTCTGATAAGTGCCGTGATATTCAAGGTTCTCCTGCTGGTGGGGTGA
- a CDS encoding TIGR00153 family protein has protein sequence MQVWTKLFAKSPFKPLIKHSEVVLETVETLEKALNAWYNGNYDEMRDLAVEVDRLEDVADRIKEEIRDSLSSRLMMAVAREDVLIYLHMQDKVADSAEDTAKWLLVGKPDGIPEEVKGVILRMGTESIKAAKLIHEAIVQMDRVIESGFAEKEIEREYGIIHAIEDVEKAIDELDTELMRLVFENADRFDWSTGVYILNVARTLSNISDKAKDSAERIRLMMNK, from the coding sequence ATGCAGGTCTGGACGAAGCTCTTCGCGAAGAGCCCCTTTAAGCCCCTGATAAAGCACTCGGAGGTGGTTCTGGAGACCGTTGAGACGCTGGAAAAGGCTCTCAACGCATGGTACAACGGCAACTACGATGAAATGAGAGACCTGGCGGTCGAGGTGGACAGGCTAGAAGATGTTGCCGACAGGATAAAGGAGGAGATACGCGATTCACTCAGTTCGAGGCTCATGATGGCCGTTGCGAGGGAAGACGTCCTCATATACCTCCACATGCAGGACAAGGTGGCTGACTCGGCTGAGGACACGGCCAAATGGCTCCTAGTCGGAAAGCCTGACGGCATTCCCGAGGAAGTCAAGGGCGTTATCCTGAGGATGGGAACCGAGAGCATAAAGGCGGCGAAGCTCATTCACGAGGCTATAGTCCAGATGGACAGGGTTATAGAGAGCGGGTTTGCAGAGAAGGAAATCGAGAGGGAGTATGGGATTATCCATGCAATAGAGGACGTTGAGAAGGCGATAGACGAGCTGGACACGGAGCTTATGAGACTCGTCTTCGAAAACGCTGATAGGTTCGACTGGAGCACGGGCGTTTACATCCTGAACGTGGCGAGAACACTAAGCAACATCTCTGACAAGGCCAAGGATTCCGCCGAGAGAATAAGGCTCATGATGAACAAGTAA
- a CDS encoding Lrp/AsnC ligand binding domain-containing protein — protein MVTAFILMVTAAGKEREVMEKLLAMPEVKEAYVVYGEYDLVVKVETDTLKDLDQFITEKIRRMPEIQMTSTMIAI, from the coding sequence ATGGTGACGGCTTTTATTTTGATGGTTACGGCCGCGGGAAAGGAAAGGGAAGTTATGGAGAAGCTTCTTGCCATGCCTGAGGTTAAGGAGGCCTACGTCGTTTATGGAGAGTATGACCTCGTTGTAAAGGTTGAGACCGACACGCTCAAAGACCTTGACCAGTTCATAACTGAAAAGATAAGGCGCATGCCCGAGATTCAGATGACATCGACGATGATAGCAATCTGA